From the Exiguobacterium aurantiacum genome, one window contains:
- a CDS encoding DNA translocase FtsK — protein MVAQKTRKTPVKRKRPTTRRAKKQPIPLRTYGWIAFVVSITAFIFSLFDFGWVGNQTSLLATTLFGGWGALTYLAIAFTLLVFLNEFRPMQRTGILFLFVSFLMFGDLVWGGERGEVNGALYRLNQYLLSDFGIIFLGALCMIVGISLLSPTIWRTLGARLLETSTAIKQEWHDRERVKPAPVSNRKKAVSAPAKVEPAPTTVEAEAEADAVTMHDIPIVGFSEKVVAEKRPKAEEAAQAEEVTELPTEDMMMTASQDVSDTYELPTFTILSEPVVTDLSGENARLKANATKLVQTLKSFGVGVKVLKIHLGPTVTKYELQPDIGVKVSRITSLSDDLALALAAKDIRIEAPIPGKAAIGIEVPNQEVAPVCLREVLEADPVKREQSPLLVALGRSISGETVTIALNKMPHLLVAGSTGSGKSVCINGMIVSLLMRTRPDEVRLMMIDPKMVELNVYNGVPHLLTPVVTDPKKAAQALKQVVAEMERRYELFSRYGVRNIEGYNELVDKSDDEDAKRLPFIVVIVDELADLMMVASNDVEDAIMRLAQMARAAGIHMVLATQRPSVDVITGVIKANIPSRIAFAVSSQTDSRTILDGGGAEKLLGRGDMLMLANGMNKPIRVQGAFVSDQEVETVVNHVIAQQRAQYVEAMMPKEEEVTTIDSDDSLFEEVVQFILTQETASTSMIQRRFRIGYNRAARLIDSLEQAGYVGPSEGSKPRKVLINQPEA, from the coding sequence ATGGTGGCACAAAAAACGAGAAAAACTCCGGTGAAGCGGAAGCGACCGACGACGAGACGTGCGAAAAAACAGCCGATCCCACTACGTACATATGGCTGGATCGCATTCGTCGTATCGATCACGGCGTTCATCTTCTCCTTGTTCGATTTCGGATGGGTCGGCAATCAGACGTCGCTCCTCGCAACGACGTTGTTCGGGGGCTGGGGGGCACTGACGTATTTGGCAATCGCGTTCACGTTGCTCGTCTTTCTAAATGAGTTTCGCCCGATGCAGCGGACGGGCATCTTGTTCCTGTTCGTCTCGTTTCTCATGTTCGGTGATCTCGTTTGGGGGGGCGAACGGGGTGAGGTAAATGGGGCGCTCTATCGACTCAACCAATATTTGCTCTCCGATTTCGGAATTATTTTTTTAGGGGCCCTTTGCATGATCGTCGGCATCTCGCTGTTGTCTCCGACGATTTGGCGGACACTCGGGGCTAGACTACTGGAGACGAGTACGGCCATCAAACAAGAATGGCACGACCGGGAACGGGTCAAACCGGCCCCGGTGTCAAATCGTAAAAAGGCAGTTTCGGCCCCGGCGAAAGTCGAGCCTGCGCCGACCACGGTCGAAGCCGAGGCTGAAGCAGACGCGGTGACGATGCACGACATTCCGATCGTCGGATTCAGCGAGAAAGTCGTCGCCGAGAAACGTCCGAAAGCGGAAGAAGCGGCACAGGCGGAAGAAGTGACCGAGCTACCAACCGAGGACATGATGATGACGGCGTCACAAGACGTATCGGACACGTATGAGCTGCCGACGTTCACGATTCTCAGCGAGCCGGTCGTGACCGATTTGTCCGGCGAGAACGCCCGCTTGAAAGCAAACGCGACGAAACTCGTACAAACACTCAAATCGTTCGGTGTCGGCGTGAAAGTATTGAAAATTCACCTCGGACCGACGGTGACGAAATATGAACTACAGCCAGATATTGGGGTCAAAGTGAGTCGCATCACCTCGCTAAGTGATGACCTCGCCCTCGCCCTCGCCGCCAAAGATATCCGCATCGAGGCGCCAATCCCTGGCAAAGCGGCCATCGGGATTGAAGTACCGAACCAGGAAGTGGCCCCGGTCTGTCTCCGTGAAGTGCTCGAGGCCGATCCGGTCAAGCGGGAACAGTCGCCACTCCTCGTCGCCCTTGGACGCAGCATCAGCGGAGAGACGGTGACGATTGCCTTGAACAAGATGCCACACTTGCTCGTCGCCGGGTCGACCGGTTCCGGGAAATCGGTCTGTATTAACGGGATGATCGTGTCGCTCTTGATGCGCACGCGTCCCGACGAGGTCCGTCTCATGATGATTGACCCGAAAATGGTCGAGTTGAACGTCTATAACGGTGTCCCGCATTTGTTGACACCGGTCGTGACGGATCCGAAGAAAGCAGCCCAAGCGCTTAAACAAGTTGTTGCCGAGATGGAACGACGCTATGAGTTGTTCAGCCGCTACGGCGTCCGGAATATCGAAGGATATAACGAACTCGTCGATAAGTCTGACGATGAGGACGCGAAGCGTCTGCCGTTCATCGTAGTCATCGTCGATGAGCTAGCCGATTTGATGATGGTTGCCTCGAACGACGTCGAGGACGCCATCATGCGTCTCGCTCAGATGGCTCGGGCAGCGGGAATCCATATGGTGCTCGCCACCCAACGTCCGTCGGTCGATGTCATCACCGGCGTCATCAAAGCGAACATCCCGTCACGGATCGCGTTCGCCGTCTCGTCGCAAACCGATTCACGGACCATCCTCGACGGGGGCGGGGCCGAGAAGCTGCTTGGACGGGGGGACATGCTCATGCTCGCCAACGGGATGAACAAACCGATTCGTGTTCAAGGCGCGTTCGTATCGGACCAAGAAGTCGAAACGGTCGTCAACCATGTCATTGCTCAGCAACGGGCCCAATACGTCGAGGCCATGATGCCGAAAGAAGAAGAAGTCACGACCATTGATTCGGACGATTCACTGTTCGAGGAAGTCGTTCAATTCATTTTGACACAGGAGACAGCTTCGACCTCGATGATTCAACGAAGATTCCGCATCGGTTATAACCGGGCCGCCCGCTTAATCGATTCACTCGAACAAGCCGGGTATGTCGGGCCGTCTGAAGGCTCGAAGCCTAGGAAAGTGCTTATCAACCAACCAGAAGCATAA
- a CDS encoding BMP family lipoprotein: protein MNKKKTILSALAAGLTLSTVLAACGGDDNEGASNGEGGGEGSDFKVAMVTDTGGVDDKSFNQSAWEGLTKFGEDNSLTENEGFKYLQSSKQADYQPNLQQLARDNFNLIYGIGFLMGEDIKKVAEQFPDNNFAIVDMVVDAPNVASITFKEQEGSFLVGVVAGLTTTTDKVGFIGGVESDLIKKFENGYKAGVMAVNPDATIDVKYAEDFNSAEKGTAIASGMYGAGSDIIYHAAGGTGVGVFTEAKNRSKNGEDVWVIGVDRDQYEEGLPENVTLTSMVKRVDTATYEVSKLAMEDKFPAGEIVEFSLKDDGVGIAETSDENVSADVLAKVEEYRTQLIDGDITAPATDAEFEEFMKTVK from the coding sequence ATGAACAAGAAAAAAACAATTCTCTCAGCTTTAGCAGCAGGTCTCACACTCTCGACAGTACTCGCAGCATGTGGCGGGGATGACAATGAAGGAGCTTCAAACGGTGAAGGCGGCGGCGAAGGCAGCGACTTCAAAGTAGCCATGGTAACCGATACGGGCGGTGTCGACGATAAGTCGTTCAACCAATCAGCTTGGGAAGGTCTTACGAAATTCGGGGAAGACAACAGCTTGACTGAGAACGAAGGCTTCAAATACCTTCAATCATCAAAACAAGCAGATTACCAGCCAAACTTGCAACAATTGGCGCGCGATAACTTCAACTTGATTTACGGAATCGGCTTCTTGATGGGCGAAGACATCAAAAAAGTTGCTGAGCAGTTCCCAGACAACAACTTCGCAATCGTCGACATGGTCGTGGATGCACCGAACGTCGCATCAATCACGTTCAAAGAGCAAGAAGGTTCATTCCTCGTCGGTGTCGTCGCTGGTCTCACAACGACGACTGACAAAGTCGGCTTCATCGGCGGCGTCGAGTCTGACTTGATCAAGAAGTTCGAGAACGGATACAAAGCCGGCGTCATGGCCGTTAACCCGGATGCGACGATCGACGTCAAATATGCTGAAGACTTCAACTCTGCTGAAAAAGGAACAGCCATCGCTTCAGGTATGTACGGCGCAGGCTCTGACATCATCTATCACGCAGCAGGCGGTACAGGTGTAGGGGTATTCACAGAAGCGAAAAACCGTAGCAAAAATGGTGAAGATGTATGGGTCATCGGGGTTGACCGTGACCAATATGAAGAAGGTCTGCCAGAGAACGTAACGCTTACTTCAATGGTCAAACGTGTTGACACGGCGACTTACGAAGTTTCGAAACTTGCGATGGAAGATAAGTTCCCAGCGGGCGAAATCGTTGAGTTCTCATTGAAAGATGACGGTGTAGGTATTGCTGAAACATCTGATGAGAACGTTTCAGCTGACGTCCTCGCAAAAGTTGAAGAGTACCGTACTCAGTTGATTGACGGAGACATCACGGCTCCAGCAACTGACGCTGAGTTCGAAGAGTTCATGAAAACAGTAAAATAA
- a CDS encoding M15 family metallopeptidase — translation MKWTGVLTFAMTAFLVGIFLAYTLSRSGPMPWVDEPTFEAGMCERNPGSEDVIVERSEKAFAKLHPHVRERSESFVRLAYSCLGLEVRLTSGYRSEDEQNALYAQGRSKPGQVVTNAKAGESYHNYGLAVDFVIIHDNRADYNLESDHNRSDEPDWQELGELGKALGFEWGGDWRSFPDYPHLQMDFGLSIRQLASGKRPDNKATMPLADVMKPLVD, via the coding sequence ATGAAATGGACCGGCGTTTTGACGTTCGCGATGACGGCGTTTTTAGTCGGAATCTTTTTAGCGTATACGTTGTCACGTTCGGGCCCGATGCCGTGGGTCGATGAACCGACGTTCGAAGCGGGGATGTGTGAACGCAACCCGGGCTCAGAAGACGTCATCGTCGAGCGCAGTGAAAAGGCGTTCGCGAAGCTGCATCCACACGTACGCGAGCGGAGTGAGTCGTTCGTACGCCTGGCCTACTCGTGCCTCGGCCTCGAGGTCCGCCTGACATCGGGTTATCGTTCGGAAGATGAGCAGAACGCGCTCTACGCTCAAGGCCGCTCCAAACCAGGTCAAGTCGTGACGAACGCCAAAGCAGGCGAGAGCTACCATAACTATGGGCTCGCCGTCGATTTCGTCATCATCCATGACAATCGTGCCGACTACAATCTTGAGTCGGATCACAACCGGTCAGACGAACCCGATTGGCAAGAGTTAGGGGAGCTCGGCAAAGCGCTCGGTTTCGAATGGGGCGGGGATTGGAGAAGTTTCCCGGACTATCCGCATTTACAAATGGACTTTGGCTTGTCGATTCGTCAGCTCGCTTCCGGGAAACGTCCGGACAACAAAGCGACGATGCCGCTCGCCGATGTGATGAAACCTCTCGTCGATTGA
- a CDS encoding thermonuclease family protein has product MRQLKKWWQLLIAIVLSVSLAGCSVDDWFAEQIDPPESLVELEADFPSASVPQQVARPLGKTETVTLDRVIDGDTLKVEFENGATESIRLLLVDTPETSHPTLPVQPFGEDAKSFVERWLPEGDTVTLEYDVGRYDRYQRTLAYVWYDDAMLNEELLRRGLARVAYVYAPNTQHIDAFRDVERTARQELLGIWSLEDYVTGNGFDHEATEPAQPRRDTDECDIKGNINRDGEKIYHVPGGASYERTIPEEMFCSEQEAIEAGFRKAAR; this is encoded by the coding sequence GTGAGACAATTGAAAAAATGGTGGCAACTGCTGATCGCTATCGTGCTGAGCGTTTCGCTCGCGGGTTGCTCCGTCGACGACTGGTTCGCCGAACAAATCGACCCGCCGGAATCACTCGTCGAACTCGAGGCCGACTTCCCGTCGGCGTCGGTCCCGCAACAAGTCGCACGGCCGCTCGGCAAGACTGAGACGGTCACGCTCGACCGCGTCATCGATGGCGACACACTCAAAGTCGAGTTCGAGAACGGAGCGACCGAATCGATTCGTCTCTTGCTCGTCGATACGCCGGAGACGAGCCATCCGACACTGCCGGTCCAACCGTTCGGGGAAGATGCGAAATCGTTCGTCGAACGCTGGCTGCCGGAAGGGGATACAGTCACGCTCGAATATGACGTCGGACGCTATGATCGTTATCAACGAACGCTCGCCTACGTCTGGTATGACGATGCGATGCTGAACGAGGAATTATTGCGTCGCGGGTTGGCGCGTGTCGCCTATGTATATGCGCCGAACACGCAACACATCGATGCGTTCCGAGACGTCGAGCGGACCGCGCGTCAAGAGTTGCTCGGGATTTGGAGTCTTGAGGACTATGTGACCGGCAACGGCTTCGACCACGAGGCGACCGAGCCGGCCCAGCCAAGACGGGACACGGACGAGTGCGACATTAAAGGGAATATCAATCGGGACGGAGAGAAGATTTATCACGTTCCGGGTGGCGCGAGCTACGAGCGCACGATCCCGGAAGAGATGTTTTGTTCAGAACAAGAGGCGATTGAGGCGGGTTTCCGGAAAGCAGCCCGATAA
- a CDS encoding ribonuclease J — MSKKKTENVSVFALGGVGEIGKNMYVVELDDDIFVIDAGLMFPGDEMLGIDIVIPDITYLKENKDRVRAIFITHGHEDHIGGLSYVLRDLKHVPVYGTKLTLGLIELKLKEAGLLKEVDLRLIDAKTKLTIADHFITFFRVNHSIPDCVGVCIQTSQGAIVHTGDFKFDYTPVDGKQSDFNKLAAIGQRGVLCLLSDSTNAERPGQTGSESLVGAELNDVIYQAEGRVIVASFASNVHRLQQVFAAAEANDRKVAVVGRSMVNIVEVAQKLNYLRFKPKTLVELSQVNRLPDNKVVILTTGSQGEPMAALTRMARNAHKQVNIRLNDTVVIAATPIPGNEKSVSKTIDLLFRSGANVIYNQRKVHVSGHGSAEELKLMLNLVKPKYFLPIHGEYRMQMAHSKLAEQVGVKSNNIFIVEKGDVVEFTGRKARMTRKVPAGNVLIDGIGVGDVGNIVLRDRRLLSQDGVVLCVVTLNRKQKKLISGPELISRGFVYMRESEEMISEANRIVTKQIEKSLQAGSDWTELKSNIRERLSVYLFEQTKRRPMILPIIMEI; from the coding sequence GTGTCAAAGAAGAAGACAGAGAACGTTAGCGTCTTTGCGCTTGGAGGCGTAGGCGAAATCGGGAAGAACATGTACGTCGTGGAACTAGACGACGACATCTTCGTCATCGATGCCGGCCTTATGTTCCCAGGCGATGAGATGCTCGGGATTGATATCGTCATCCCGGACATTACGTATTTGAAAGAAAATAAAGATCGGGTACGCGCGATTTTCATCACCCATGGTCACGAAGACCATATCGGTGGGCTCAGCTACGTACTCCGTGATTTGAAACATGTTCCTGTATATGGGACGAAATTGACGCTCGGTTTGATCGAGCTCAAATTGAAAGAGGCTGGCTTATTGAAAGAAGTCGACCTCCGTTTGATTGACGCCAAAACGAAATTGACTATCGCTGATCATTTCATCACTTTCTTCCGCGTTAACCACTCGATCCCGGACTGTGTCGGTGTCTGTATCCAAACGTCACAAGGCGCCATCGTACATACGGGCGACTTTAAGTTTGACTACACACCGGTCGACGGGAAACAGTCGGACTTCAACAAGTTGGCAGCCATCGGCCAACGCGGCGTCCTCTGCCTCTTGTCAGATTCGACGAACGCGGAACGCCCTGGACAAACCGGTTCGGAGTCGCTCGTCGGCGCCGAGTTGAACGATGTCATCTATCAAGCCGAAGGCCGCGTCATCGTCGCGTCGTTCGCTTCGAACGTGCACCGTCTGCAACAAGTGTTCGCGGCAGCTGAGGCGAATGACCGCAAAGTGGCCGTCGTTGGCCGTAGCATGGTCAATATCGTCGAAGTGGCCCAGAAGCTGAACTACTTGCGCTTTAAACCGAAGACGCTCGTCGAGCTCTCACAAGTGAATCGTTTGCCTGACAACAAAGTTGTCATCTTGACGACCGGTTCGCAAGGTGAGCCGATGGCGGCCTTGACGCGCATGGCGCGCAACGCCCATAAACAAGTGAACATCCGCTTGAACGATACGGTCGTCATTGCGGCGACACCGATTCCAGGGAACGAGAAGTCGGTCTCGAAGACGATCGACCTGCTGTTCCGCTCAGGAGCGAACGTCATCTATAACCAACGCAAAGTACACGTTTCGGGACACGGTTCGGCCGAAGAACTCAAGCTCATGTTGAATCTCGTCAAACCGAAGTACTTCCTCCCGATTCACGGGGAGTACCGGATGCAGATGGCCCACTCAAAACTCGCCGAGCAAGTCGGTGTGAAGTCGAACAACATCTTCATCGTCGAAAAAGGGGATGTCGTCGAGTTCACGGGACGTAAAGCCCGGATGACCCGGAAAGTACCGGCCGGTAACGTCTTGATCGATGGGATTGGGGTCGGGGACGTCGGTAATATCGTCCTCCGTGATCGTCGTCTCTTGTCACAAGACGGCGTCGTCCTCTGTGTCGTCACGTTGAACCGGAAACAGAAGAAATTGATTTCAGGACCGGAACTCATCTCGCGCGGATTCGTCTATATGCGTGAATCAGAAGAGATGATCTCAGAAGCGAACCGCATCGTCACGAAACAGATCGAGAAGAGTCTCCAAGCTGGAAGTGATTGGACCGAGTTGAAATCAAATATCCGCGAGCGGCTCAGCGTCTACTTGTTCGAACAGACGAAACGTCGTCCGATGATCTTGCCGATCATCATGGAGATTTAA
- a CDS encoding ABC transporter permease: MSFLEVLYIVVPVALAYATPLIIAALGGIFSERSGVVNIALEGIMVIGAATGIITTLTLTSMGLGGLSPWISLLVAMVVGALFSLFLAVPAILWRADQTVLGVAINMLAIGLAIFVVRVLYNKGQTDFIEYRIAKENVPILSDIPVLRMFFINVQYTSFIAIILAFVVWFVIFKTPFGLRLRSVGEHPMAADTMGINVTKMRFMGVMLSGAFGGLAGAVYAVTVTTNFSGTTIVGQGFLAIAAMIFGKWNPLGALGAGLFFGFAQALSIIGSNLPVISNVPQVLLLIAPYALTILALAGVVGRADAPKSVGIPYIKGKR; the protein is encoded by the coding sequence ATGAGCTTCTTAGAAGTCCTCTATATCGTCGTTCCGGTCGCGTTGGCCTATGCGACTCCACTCATCATCGCGGCGCTCGGCGGGATCTTCAGTGAACGTTCGGGTGTCGTCAACATCGCCTTAGAAGGTATCATGGTCATCGGTGCCGCGACAGGGATCATCACGACGCTCACGTTGACAAGTATGGGGCTTGGCGGTCTCAGCCCATGGATCTCGCTCTTGGTCGCCATGGTCGTCGGTGCGCTCTTCTCGCTCTTCTTGGCTGTGCCGGCCATCCTGTGGCGGGCCGACCAGACGGTACTCGGGGTCGCGATCAACATGCTCGCGATCGGTCTCGCCATCTTCGTCGTCCGCGTGCTCTATAACAAAGGCCAGACCGATTTCATCGAGTATCGGATCGCGAAAGAGAACGTGCCGATTTTATCGGATATCCCGGTGCTTCGTATGTTCTTCATCAACGTCCAATACACGTCGTTCATCGCGATCATTCTTGCCTTCGTCGTCTGGTTCGTCATCTTCAAGACGCCGTTCGGTCTTCGTCTCCGCTCGGTCGGGGAACACCCGATGGCGGCTGATACGATGGGAATCAACGTCACGAAAATGCGCTTCATGGGCGTCATGCTCTCAGGAGCGTTCGGTGGTCTCGCTGGCGCAGTGTACGCTGTCACCGTCACGACGAACTTCAGTGGGACGACGATCGTCGGTCAAGGGTTCTTGGCCATCGCCGCCATGATCTTCGGGAAGTGGAATCCGCTCGGTGCGCTCGGGGCCGGCCTCTTCTTTGGTTTCGCCCAAGCGCTATCGATCATCGGAAGTAATTTGCCGGTCATCAGCAACGTGCCGCAAGTATTGCTCTTGATTGCACCGTACGCGCTCACGATCCTCGCCCTCGCAGGTGTCGTTGGACGTGCCGATGCACCGAAATCGGTCGGTATCCCATATATTAAAGGGAAACGCTAA
- a CDS encoding ABC transporter ATP-binding protein — MEYVIEMLNIRKEFGTFVANDNITLQLRKGEIHALLGENGAGKSTLMNVLFGLYQPEGGEIRVRGEKVNIENPNIANELGIGMVHQHFMLVEKFTVTENIILGSEPKSGLTVDRATARKKVMDISEQYGLRIDPDAKIEDISVGMQQRVEILKTLYRGAEILIFDEPTAVLTPQEIQELIQIMKRLIEEGKSIVLITHKLKEIMQVADRCTVIRRGRYIGTIDIDETVNEDRLAEMMVGREVNFDAEYSKADPQQVVLDVQKLVVKDSRGLEAVDGLDLQIRSGEILGIAGIDGNGQTELIEAISGLKKPESGKILLNGKDVTGFTPRKVTESGVGHIPQDRHKHGLVLDYTIRDNMVLQTYYKEPFSKRGLMNYKAVAEKAKALIEKFDVRTPSVDVPARALSGGNQQKAIIAREVDRSPDLLIAAQPTRGLDVGAIEFIHEQLIKEREKGRAVLLISFELEEILHVADRIAVLYEGKIVGIRDPKQTTEQELGFLMAGGKRGEETV, encoded by the coding sequence TTGGAATATGTAATTGAAATGCTCAATATTCGCAAAGAGTTCGGAACGTTCGTTGCCAACGACAATATCACCCTCCAATTGCGCAAAGGAGAGATTCATGCGTTGCTCGGCGAGAACGGTGCCGGGAAATCGACGCTCATGAACGTCCTGTTCGGTCTTTATCAGCCGGAAGGCGGGGAGATCCGCGTGCGCGGGGAGAAAGTGAACATTGAGAATCCGAACATCGCCAACGAACTCGGGATCGGCATGGTACACCAACACTTCATGCTCGTCGAGAAGTTCACGGTGACCGAGAACATCATCCTCGGCTCAGAGCCGAAGAGTGGACTGACGGTCGACCGGGCGACGGCACGTAAAAAAGTCATGGACATCTCGGAACAGTACGGGCTTCGGATCGATCCGGATGCGAAAATCGAGGACATCTCGGTCGGGATGCAACAGCGGGTCGAGATTTTGAAGACGCTCTATCGCGGGGCCGAGATTTTGATCTTTGATGAGCCGACTGCTGTTCTGACGCCGCAAGAAATTCAAGAACTCATTCAAATCATGAAGCGTCTGATCGAAGAAGGTAAATCCATCGTCTTGATCACGCATAAATTGAAAGAGATCATGCAAGTCGCCGACCGCTGTACGGTCATCCGTCGCGGGCGTTATATCGGTACGATCGATATCGACGAGACGGTCAACGAAGACCGTTTGGCAGAAATGATGGTCGGGCGTGAAGTTAACTTTGATGCGGAATATTCCAAGGCAGATCCACAGCAAGTCGTCCTCGACGTCCAAAAACTCGTCGTCAAAGACAGTCGCGGACTTGAAGCCGTCGACGGCTTGGATTTACAGATTCGTTCAGGTGAGATCCTCGGGATTGCCGGGATTGACGGGAACGGACAGACCGAGTTGATTGAAGCCATCTCAGGCTTGAAGAAACCTGAGTCTGGAAAAATATTGTTGAATGGGAAAGACGTGACCGGGTTCACGCCACGTAAAGTGACGGAGTCTGGTGTCGGCCACATCCCGCAAGACCGTCATAAGCACGGCCTCGTCCTCGACTATACGATTCGGGACAACATGGTCCTCCAAACGTATTATAAAGAGCCGTTTTCGAAGCGTGGTTTGATGAACTATAAAGCCGTTGCGGAGAAAGCGAAAGCGCTGATTGAGAAGTTTGACGTCCGAACTCCATCGGTCGATGTGCCGGCCCGTGCCCTATCAGGCGGGAACCAGCAGAAAGCCATCATCGCCCGTGAAGTCGACCGGTCGCCGGACTTGTTGATTGCGGCGCAACCGACACGAGGTCTTGACGTCGGGGCCATCGAATTCATTCATGAACAGCTCATCAAAGAACGTGAAAAAGGACGCGCCGTCTTGTTGATCTCTTTCGAGCTCGAAGAGATTTTACACGTCGCGGACCGGATCGCGGTCTTATATGAAGGCAAAATTGTCGGGATCCGTGATCCGAAACAGACGACGGAGCAAGAACTCGGCTTCTTGATGGCCGGCGGTAAGAGAGGAGAAGAAACAGTATGA
- a CDS encoding ABC transporter permease, whose amino-acid sequence MNKLNFNRLLIPLLSILMGLLVGAIVMLIGGYDPIRGFSSLFDGMVGSPYAIGETLRAAAPLIFSGLAVAFAFRTGLFNIGVEGQVLIGWVAAVYVGINFDLPMFIHLPLALLAAMFAAAAWAFVPGFLKAKFHVHEVITSIMMNYIALYTTNAILRSVIGVTNERTESINDSASLASPWLQEMTQFSRLHWGVLVAVLAAIVYYYILQRTTLGYELRAVGFNKHASQYAGMSVNRNIILSFVISGMFAGLAGAMEGLGTFNGMTLSASFTGVGFDGIAVALLGANTAVGVVLAAILFAGLNIGGLAMQLGANIPSELVKVIIAAIVIFVASGYAFNYVIDKFKGNRKKGVEKK is encoded by the coding sequence ATGAATAAGTTAAACTTTAATCGACTGCTCATCCCGCTCTTGTCGATCTTGATGGGACTTCTCGTCGGGGCGATCGTCATGCTCATCGGCGGCTATGACCCGATTCGAGGGTTCTCGTCGCTGTTCGATGGCATGGTCGGTAGCCCGTATGCAATCGGCGAGACACTTCGCGCCGCAGCACCACTCATCTTCTCAGGTTTAGCGGTCGCATTCGCGTTCCGGACTGGCCTGTTCAACATCGGGGTCGAAGGCCAAGTATTGATCGGTTGGGTGGCAGCCGTTTACGTCGGAATCAACTTTGATTTGCCGATGTTCATCCACTTGCCGCTCGCTCTGCTCGCGGCCATGTTCGCGGCAGCTGCATGGGCGTTCGTACCTGGTTTCTTGAAAGCCAAGTTCCACGTCCACGAAGTTATCACCTCGATCATGATGAACTATATCGCCTTGTACACGACGAACGCGATTTTGCGTAGTGTCATCGGCGTGACGAACGAACGGACCGAGTCAATCAACGATTCGGCGTCGCTCGCGTCGCCATGGCTCCAAGAAATGACGCAGTTCTCACGCTTGCACTGGGGTGTCCTCGTCGCCGTGCTCGCGGCGATCGTCTATTACTACATCTTGCAACGGACGACGCTCGGTTATGAGCTTCGGGCCGTCGGTTTCAACAAACATGCGTCGCAATATGCGGGGATGAGCGTTAATCGAAACATCATCTTGTCATTTGTCATCTCAGGTATGTTCGCAGGACTCGCCGGGGCGATGGAAGGTCTCGGTACGTTCAACGGGATGACGCTCAGTGCCTCATTCACCGGAGTCGGTTTCGACGGGATCGCCGTCGCGCTTCTCGGTGCGAACACGGCCGTCGGTGTCGTCTTGGCAGCCATCTTGTTCGCCGGACTCAATATCGGGGGACTCGCGATGCAGCTCGGGGCGAACATTCCGTCTGAGCTCGTCAAAGTCATCATCGCGGCCATCGTTATCTTCGTGGCGTCGGGTTATGCGTTCAACTACGTGATCGACAAATTCAAAGGAAATCGTAAGAAAGGAGTGGAGAAAAAATGA
- a CDS encoding GntR family transcriptional regulator, with protein sequence MSIKLDHRLLYLRVIEKIKQDIDDGVYREGEKLPSEFELSKQLGVSRATLREALRILEDEKFVVRKHGVGTFISSKPPFTSGIEELFSVTDMIMRAKMTPGTKVLVAEKVLATEREAERLKIEPNSPIYRIVRIRYADETPVVYCVDKIPAHLVSNPKALTEGKSLFDALETEVGRRVAYAITHIEPSVNAEISTQLQTDQPLLALKQLHYDESDLPLLDSANFFRADRFDFHVVRKRV encoded by the coding sequence ATGTCGATCAAGCTCGATCATCGCTTGCTCTATCTTCGCGTGATTGAGAAAATCAAGCAAGATATCGACGATGGTGTCTATCGTGAAGGAGAGAAACTTCCTTCAGAATTCGAGTTGTCGAAGCAATTAGGAGTCAGTCGAGCGACACTCCGGGAAGCGCTTCGGATTCTCGAAGACGAAAAATTTGTCGTGCGAAAACATGGCGTCGGGACATTCATCAGTTCAAAACCCCCGTTCACTTCAGGGATTGAAGAGCTGTTCAGCGTCACGGACATGATTATGCGCGCCAAAATGACACCAGGAACGAAAGTGTTAGTGGCCGAAAAGGTTCTAGCGACCGAGAGGGAAGCCGAGCGTTTGAAAATCGAACCGAACTCACCGATTTATCGGATTGTCCGGATTCGATATGCGGATGAGACACCAGTCGTCTACTGTGTCGATAAAATCCCAGCCCATCTCGTCTCGAATCCGAAGGCGTTGACGGAAGGGAAGTCGTTGTTTGATGCGCTCGAAACAGAGGTAGGACGTCGGGTCGCATATGCGATCACGCACATCGAACCGAGTGTGAACGCTGAAATCTCGACGCAACTTCAGACGGACCAACCGTTACTGGCATTAAAGCAATTGCATTACGATGAGAGCGATTTACCGCTGCTCGATTCGGCGAACTTTTTCCGAGCGGACCGCTTCGACTTCCACGTCGTTCGAAAACGCGTCTAA